A window of Chryseobacterium sp. IHB B 17019 genomic DNA:
GTGGGAAGATCTATCTGAGACCGAACGCTTGCTCTGGGATAAAAAAACGAGGTTTCAAAGAAAAGATGAAATTTCCGCAGAAGACTTTTATCCGGAAAGAGCCGGAATAATGGCAGAATTCGGAAAAATTGTCTGTATTACCATCGGTATGCTCGAAAAGAATGATACCTTAAAAATAAAAAGTTTTGCAAATCACGATGAGAAGAAAATGCTTCAGGAATTTGGCGAAATATTTAACAGTCCGAGGCTTCGGGATGTGATTCTTTGTGCTCACAACGGAAAAGAATTTGATTTCCCCTGGATAGCCAGAAGATTCTTAATCAATGGAATACAGCCTCCCACTCCATTTCAGATGTTCGGGAAAAAGCCTTGGGAAATTCCGCATATTGATACGATGGAATTTTGGAAGTTTGGGGATTACAAAAGCTTTGTCTCATTAGAATTATTAGCCCATCTTTTCGGAATTCCTACTCCGAAGGATGATATTGACGGATCAATGGTTTCATCAATCTACTACATAGAGAAAGACTTGCAAAGAATAGTTGACTATTGTGAAAAAGATGTCTTAACTTTGGCAAATATTTTCCGGCGGATGCGTCAGGAAGATTTGTTGAAAAGGTACATCAATTTAGATTAAAAAATGAAATTTACAGACGATCAGATTGCTGACATTGGTGAAGAAATCATCAAAGTCTTAAAAACCGTGTATGACCCTGAAATTCCGGTTGATATCTATGAATTGGGGCTCGTTTATGATGTTCAGATTTCCGATGATGCGGATGTTAAAATCATTATGACCCTTACTACCCCGAACTGCCCTGTTGCAGAAACGCTTCCACAAGAAGTAAAAGACAAGGTGGCAGAGGTAGAAAACGTAAAAAGTGTTGATTTAGAGCTTACTTTCGAACCGAGCTGGCACAAGGATATGATGAGTGAAGAAGCGAAGTTTGAGCTGGGAATGCTTTAAAATTTGACTTTAAAATATAACAGGCTGTCAGTTTTTGGCAGCCTTTATTGTTTACACGTTTTGTCACTCTGAACGAAGCGAAAGCGGAGTGAAGAATCTCTCTAAACTAACGCTGAGATTTTTTCTTCGTCAGAATGACAAATGGACAGCTACTTTTTTAACTTTCCCTTGCAATTTCTTTTCCTTCCCTTCTGCTCCATTCGCTCCAAGAGCCTACATATAAATGCGGGATTTTGAGCCCGGCATAGTTCAATGCTAAAATAGTGTGACAGGCGGTAACTCCGGAACCACAGTGAATAATTAAACTCTGGGGCTTATTCTGTAATAATTTTGAATATTTTTCTTTTAAAATTTCTGGTGTAAGGAAATTTCCATTTTCATCAAGGTTCTCTGAAAAAGGAATATTAATGGCTCCGGGAATGTGTCCGGCAACTAAATCAATAGGCTCAGATTCTCCTTTATAGCGATAAGCATCTCTTACATCAATTACAGTAGAATTATTGTTTATCAATTCATTTTCAACATCTTCCAATGTCGAAACCGGAAGAAGCCAATTGCCTTTTTTAATTAGTTCTGCCTTTTCAAAAGTTTCTTCACCCGATGAAAACTCTAATCCTTCTTTTTCAGCATTTTGAAATCCGCCATCCAAAATCTGGACATTTTCAAACCCAAAAGATCTTAACATCCACCAAGCTCTTGCTGCTGCATTTGCCCCGTTTTTATCGTCATAAACAACAATATGGGAATCCTCTGAAATCCCAAGCTTTGAAAGTGTTTCTGCAAATTTTTCGGGACCTGGAAGAGGATGCCTTCCTCCGAATGCGGCATTTTCACCAATTTCAGCCAGATCTTTATCCAGATCTATGAACCTTGCTCCTTTGATATGTTTATTTAAATAGTTTTGATAAACATCTTTTCCGGCTCTCGCGTCAAGAATGATGAGCTTTTTGGTTGGAAGATTCTTTAATTCGGAAGGTGAGATGATGGGTAACATTTTGTTGATTTTTGGTTTGATTAAAGTAATTTTTGGCTAAAGCCATTTGAGTTTTGAATAATAAAGCGGGCTAAAGCCCGCTCCTATTGATATTTTTAATTTATTTTAATTATTGAAATCCTTCGACAGGCTCAGGATGATATCGCTAATACTACATTTTCTATTTAAAAATGAAAAATATCTTTCGCTTTATTATAAGAGCTTTCGAAGTTTAATAAATTTAATTTGTGATCGATTTTTTCTACACTCATGAAGTTAATAAGCTGTTCTGTAGGCATATTTCCCACCAGATCATCTTTTGCCATCGGGCAACCGCCGATTCCTTTGATTGCTGTATCAAATCTTGTACAGCCGTTATCATGGGCCGCCTTTAATTTTGAATAGGAATCTTCATAACGGTTATGAAAATGTCCCCCAAAATTAATATCCGGATATTTTGAAGGTATTTTGTCGAACAAAAGAGCAATGGTTTCCGGCGTTGCAACTCCCGTTGTATCAGAAAGTAAGATATTTTTAACTCCAATTTCTGAAAACCTTTGTGCCCAGAAATCTACATCTTCCCATTTCCACATTTCACCGTAAGGATTCCCAAAAGCCATTGAAAAATAGATGTTTAGCTGTCTGTTTTCTCTTTTTACGAGTTCAAGCATTTTAACGATTTCATTGAAGGCTTCTTCCTGATTCTTATTGGTATTTCTGTGTTGAAAAGTTTCAGAAATAGAAAAAGGAAAACCGATAATATCCACAGACTGATGTTTTAATGCTTTTTCAGCGCCCCTGTAATTTGCTATAATCGCAGAAACTTTTGTGTTGGAGCGGGATTTGTCAATATTTTCGGCAACCTCATCAGAGTCGGCCATTTGGGGAATTGCTTTCGGGGAAACGAAACTAAGACAATCCAATACATCAAAACCAACATCCATGAGAGAGTTGATATAATCTATTTTTTTATCAGTCGGGATAAATTCTCCCCAACCCTGCATTGCATCACGCGGACATTCAGTAAGAAACATTGGTACTTTTGATTTTCTCAAATATAATAAAACTTATCAATTTCGATTCCGAAACATACAAAGCTAACATTAATTTGATTCTCAAAGGTTTATATCTTATTTAAAATTTCGATAATTCATATTCAAATACCAATAACGAATCTAAAGCTGAAATTACATTATGGAAAAGCAAATATGGTCGTTAAGATTCATTTAAAAAAACAGTTTATAATTAAGAAGCTGTCACATAAAACTCATCAATTCAGGATTAATTGATAGAAGTTGAAAATGTGGTACATTTTGTTTTCAAATTGGTAAACAAATTGCATATATACTCACAGAATAATTAAAATACTATTAAAATTAACAGCTATGAATATTTCTTATTACGATTTTAAAAACCTGCCGGATCAGGCTCAGTGCAATATTGTTATGAATCAGGGACGTGTGATGAATGAGACAACAATAGACAAATTAAAATATGTTTTATATGAAATTTCATATTTTACTGTTGAGATTATTTATAATACGGCCAATAATACAATCGCAGGGATGAATGTATTTCAAAATAAGGCGGTATATTCAAATTAGATTAAAAATTTTATCTTTTTAATTCTATCCAGACGGGAGCATGGTCACTACTTTTCTCCCAACCGCGCACGTGACTGTCAACACCTCCTGCCTGCAAAGCCGAACTTAAATAAGGACTTAACAGAATATGGTCCAGCCTGATTCCTGCATTACGCTGATAAGCTTTGTACAAATAATCCCAGAAAGTATAGATTTTTTCCTCCGGATAAAGGGTTCGGATAGAATCAAGCCACCCTTTTTTCATTAAATCCTGGTATACTTTTCTTACTTCTGTCCTGAAAAGGGCATCATTTTCCCAACGTTCCGGCTTATGGACATCAAATGGTGTCGGAATAATATTAAAATCCCCGATAAGAATAGCCGGAAGTTCCATTTTTATTAATTCATTTGTTCGTTTTTTAAAGCGCTTAAGCCATGCTAATTTATAGTCAAACTTAGGTCCCGGATAAGGATTCCCGTTCGGAAGATAAAGACAGCAAACTACAATATTATCAATAATTGCTTCTATATATCGGCTCTGGAAATCATCAGGATCTCCCGGTAAAGAATCCTGCACCTCTACAATATCAAGATCTTTGGTAAGTATCGCAACCCCGTTCCAGCTTTTCTGCCCTTTCCAAATAGCTTTGTAACCGGCTTCATTAATGGCATTTACAGGAAATCGTTCTTGTGGGGCTTTTAATTCCTGAAGACAGACAATATCCGGCTGGGCTTCTTTCAGCCATTGAAGTAAAACCGGCAGACGGCCGTTGACACCATTGACATTATATGTTGCTATTTTCATTTTTTTGAGAATTAAATTAACCTTAAATAAAATCCGACAATAATTATTCCATCATGATGTGTTGGCAACTTAGTTTAAAGTTATGAAAGAATTACATTGTATATTTGTAAAAATTTTATATCAATAATGAGCGCAATAGAATTCAACCAATTGTGGAAAGAAAAGTTACTGAACCGTTTTCTTAGTTATGTAAAAATATATTCAACAAGTGATGCAGAAAGTGAAGCAACACCTTCTACACCTCAACAATGGGATATCGCAAAATATATTGTTGAAGAGCTGAAAACGATCGGTCTTGAAGATGTTTCAATTGATGACAATGGCTATATCATGGGATATGTGC
This region includes:
- a CDS encoding SUF system Fe-S cluster assembly protein, which translates into the protein MKFTDDQIADIGEEIIKVLKTVYDPEIPVDIYELGLVYDVQISDDADVKIIMTLTTPNCPVAETLPQEVKDKVAEVENVKSVDLELTFEPSWHKDMMSEEAKFELGML
- a CDS encoding 3'-5' exonuclease; this translates as MIQNIPLERILFLDIETVPGAALWEDLSETERLLWDKKTRFQRKDEISAEDFYPERAGIMAEFGKIVCITIGMLEKNDTLKIKSFANHDEKKMLQEFGEIFNSPRLRDVILCAHNGKEFDFPWIARRFLINGIQPPTPFQMFGKKPWEIPHIDTMEFWKFGDYKSFVSLELLAHLFGIPTPKDDIDGSMVSSIYYIEKDLQRIVDYCEKDVLTLANIFRRMRQEDLLKRYINLD
- the xth gene encoding exodeoxyribonuclease III, producing the protein MKIATYNVNGVNGRLPVLLQWLKEAQPDIVCLQELKAPQERFPVNAINEAGYKAIWKGQKSWNGVAILTKDLDIVEVQDSLPGDPDDFQSRYIEAIIDNIVVCCLYLPNGNPYPGPKFDYKLAWLKRFKKRTNELIKMELPAILIGDFNIIPTPFDVHKPERWENDALFRTEVRKVYQDLMKKGWLDSIRTLYPEEKIYTFWDYLYKAYQRNAGIRLDHILLSPYLSSALQAGGVDSHVRGWEKSSDHAPVWIELKR
- a CDS encoding hydroxymethylglutaryl-CoA lyase — its product is MFLTECPRDAMQGWGEFIPTDKKIDYINSLMDVGFDVLDCLSFVSPKAIPQMADSDEVAENIDKSRSNTKVSAIIANYRGAEKALKHQSVDIIGFPFSISETFQHRNTNKNQEEAFNEIVKMLELVKRENRQLNIYFSMAFGNPYGEMWKWEDVDFWAQRFSEIGVKNILLSDTTGVATPETIALLFDKIPSKYPDINFGGHFHNRYEDSYSKLKAAHDNGCTRFDTAIKGIGGCPMAKDDLVGNMPTEQLINFMSVEKIDHKLNLLNFESSYNKAKDIFHF
- a CDS encoding sulfurtransferase codes for the protein MLPIISPSELKNLPTKKLIILDARAGKDVYQNYLNKHIKGARFIDLDKDLAEIGENAAFGGRHPLPGPEKFAETLSKLGISEDSHIVVYDDKNGANAAARAWWMLRSFGFENVQILDGGFQNAEKEGLEFSSGEETFEKAELIKKGNWLLPVSTLEDVENELINNNSTVIDVRDAYRYKGESEPIDLVAGHIPGAINIPFSENLDENGNFLTPEILKEKYSKLLQNKPQSLIIHCGSGVTACHTILALNYAGLKIPHLYVGSWSEWSRREGKEIARES